The Chryseobacterium sp. 52 genome includes a region encoding these proteins:
- a CDS encoding condensation domain-containing protein, translating to MMMRNLMMVERIMYVDPATPVNCVFTAKINGEISEENFKAALAKIQQKHPLLRARIYNTSENDPFFVEETEIEPIPIRIVPRKTEEDWRLESEKEWFRLFTDEKKPLAQLVWVKGNNVSEILWVLPHCICDGTSLVTLMRELLCLLDNPSFELESYQGFSSVNDFLPFDFNMKKKKRKARLYLVMARLFFLMQRKSKKRNLGKNYLVHWKFNSAMTKQLTEKCKANGISVHALLCVSFMQAFKEIQGNQAKGKVISPVDVRHFIPEIKLDQVFAFAPTVELSLKKGSQDMLENARHIKKDLVEKIEKMEARELLWMGEQMHPVVDRMISMMKSSKGGHDVTLSNMGRIDIPNDYKNFTLETIVSPTVAFPWLNSNTLVTTTYNQQMDFTFMSNEHFLPSEEAVKIKDKAIELLTSSL from the coding sequence TGATGATGCGAAATTTAATGATGGTAGAAAGGATCATGTATGTAGATCCTGCAACGCCTGTAAATTGTGTATTTACAGCAAAAATTAATGGAGAAATCTCAGAAGAGAACTTTAAGGCTGCTTTAGCGAAAATTCAGCAGAAACATCCTTTGTTAAGAGCCAGAATTTATAATACCAGTGAAAACGATCCCTTTTTTGTTGAAGAAACGGAAATTGAACCGATCCCGATCCGTATTGTTCCTCGAAAAACAGAGGAGGACTGGCGGTTAGAATCTGAAAAAGAATGGTTCAGACTGTTTACAGATGAGAAGAAACCGCTGGCCCAATTGGTATGGGTTAAAGGGAACAATGTTTCAGAAATCCTTTGGGTACTGCCACACTGCATCTGTGACGGAACTTCTCTCGTTACCCTGATGCGTGAATTGCTCTGTCTGTTGGATAATCCTTCTTTTGAGCTGGAATCTTATCAGGGATTCAGTTCGGTTAATGATTTTCTTCCTTTTGATTTTAATATGAAGAAAAAGAAACGTAAAGCCCGCCTGTATTTGGTGATGGCCCGGCTTTTCTTTCTGATGCAGCGAAAAAGTAAAAAAAGAAATCTCGGGAAAAATTATCTTGTCCACTGGAAATTTAATTCCGCGATGACGAAACAATTAACCGAAAAATGTAAAGCAAACGGTATCTCTGTACATGCATTGCTGTGTGTGTCATTTATGCAGGCATTTAAAGAAATACAGGGGAATCAGGCTAAAGGAAAGGTGATCAGTCCTGTTGATGTACGGCATTTTATTCCTGAAATTAAGCTGGATCAGGTATTTGCTTTTGCTCCAACTGTTGAACTGTCACTAAAAAAAGGCAGTCAGGATATGCTGGAAAATGCCAGACATATTAAAAAAGATCTGGTAGAAAAAATAGAAAAAATGGAAGCCAGAGAGCTTCTATGGATGGGTGAGCAGATGCATCCTGTGGTTGACCGCATGATTTCTATGATGAAATCGAGTAAAGGAGGGCATGATGTCACACTGTCCAATATGGGAAGAATTGATATTCCCAATGATTATAAAAACTTTACCCTGGAAACGATTGTCAGCCCAACGGTGGCATTTCCATGGCTGAATTCCAATACTTTGGTTACTACGACTTATAACCAACAGATGGACTTTACTTTCATGTCCAATGAACATTTCCTTCCGAGCGAGGAAGCCGTTAAAATTAAAGATAAAGCCATTGAACTTCTGACCTCGTCCCTATGA